From the genome of Myripristis murdjan chromosome 22, fMyrMur1.1, whole genome shotgun sequence, one region includes:
- the ankrd6a gene encoding ankyrin repeat domain-containing protein 6 — MSEQMQVPVTPSSCQTPGHHTALHRAAMVGNNDCMAALVQGGCAMDLQDRDGNTALHEVAWHGFSQCVKLLVKAGADIHVKNKAGNTALHLACQNAHGQTARILLLGGARPDTKNNMGDSCLHVAARYNNLALVKMLLNSLCSVSETNQVGDTALHVAAALNHKKTVQLLLEAGTDGNTRNKAGKTALDKARDNNHKDVALLLARAPQVLRFTRGRTIRKRRDRLKAERRSQSVTRLEILPKKDSSSAAEEAPSSEQLVDSATIMRTGLHHNHKALGAPVSPHSRHRRRRHRDLALDEDCVRRGENKFHRKKDLLSWDGELPSSQNGKTYQLYTLYRDKEGTIRQAPANGCNCKPQIKKLEGQLKANQEEMRLKIHNVQEKVNCRLGKMDRRNRHQIKVLDMLNQERVSAERKDMIYRIERRAAQGREEAEMRQQVAASNELKKWCMSQIQDMDVHVHTKPQYFKLLPSPSVDQSLADGDLESLPLLSVVSGGSTSSLATYVNVVPFPSGHDLTGPDQEKPASRRYFDVKVERSPDDYENTALFPLPAHHSSGLLLGSADLYWQPPGRQGSPTAAIVALNGEDCGSSSASSSKSHSSQRQHRRVRRREHSYDRQQRKHPPEPMGTCGRAGTPDSSTRILEFFIDRPPEPTFSQERNNLHAVEVTQRFFETVSSQLERWYERKILEAKQQTELRAQQDREQLLQRISSLEEEIEQLKTSGTQRASEQPTH; from the exons ATGAGTGAGCAGATGCAGGTCCCTGTCACTCCATCATCATGCCAGACCCCGGGCCACCACACGGCCCTGCATCGTGCTGCCATGGTGGGGAACAATGATTGCATGGCTGCCCTGGTTCAGGGGGGCTGTGCCATGGACCTACAGGACCGG GATGGCAACACTGCACTCCATGAAGTGGCTTGGCACGGTTTCAGTCAGTGTGTCAAACTGCTGGTCAAGGCGGGGGCTGATATCCATGTCAAGAACAAG GCGGGAAACACAGCGCTTCACCTGGCCTGTCAGAATGCACATGGGCAGACTGCTCGCATTCTGCTGCTCGGAGGCGCCAGACCAGACACCAAGAACAAC ATGGGCGACAGCTGTTTGCATGTGGCTGCTCGCTACAACAACCTGGCCTTGGTGAAGATGCTGCTGAATTCCCTGTGCTCTGTGTCCGAGACAAACCAG GTTGGGGACACTGCTCTCCATGTGGCTGCTGCCCTGAACCATAAGAAGACAGTTCAGCTCTTATTGGAGGCTGGGACAGATGGCAACACCAGAAACAAA GCTGGTAAAACTGCTTTGGACAAAGCCAGGGACAACAACCACAAAGATGTAGCACTTCTCCTGGCCAGAGCTCCTCAG GTCCTTCGCTTCACGAGAGGGAGAACGATAAGGAAACGGAGGGACAGACTGAAAGCTGAGCGCAGGAGCCAGTCTGTCACAAGACTAGAAATTCTTCCAAAAAAA GACAGCAGCTCTGCGGCGGAGGAAGCTCCGAGCAGTGAGCAACTGGTGGACAGTGCAACCATCATGAGGACAGGCCTCCACCACAACCACAAGGCCCTGGGCGCCCCCGTCAGCCCTCACAGCCGCCATCGgaggaggagacacagagacCTG GCTTTGGATGAAGATTGTGTCAGAAGAGGCGAGAACAAGTTCCACAGGAAGAAGGATCTCCTTTCCTGGGATGGTGAACTGCCTTCCTCCCAGAATGGCAAAACCTACCAGCTTTACACACTGTACCGTGACAAGGAGGGCACCATCAGACAG GCACCAGCCAATGGGTGCAACTGTAAGCCTCAGATCAAGAAGCTGGAGGGCCAACTGAAAGCCAACCAGGAGGAGATGAGGCTGAAGATCCACAATGTCCAGGAGAAGGTCAACTGCAGGCTGGGCAAAATGGACCGCAGGAACAGACACCAG ATCAAAGTGCTGGACATGCTGAATCAGGAGAGAGTGTCAGCAGAGAGGAAGGACATGATTTACAGGATAGAGCGGAGGGCTGCCCAGGGCAGAGAGGAGGCTGAGATGAGACAG CAGGTAGCAGCAAGCAACGAACTGAAGAAGTGGTGTATGTCCCAAATCCAGGACATGGACGTGCACGTACACACCAAACCCCAGTACTTCAAGctgctcccctctccctccGTGGACCAGTCTCTGGCAGACGGTGACCTTGAGTCCCTCCCCTTGTTGTCAGTGGTATCTGGAGGAAGCACCAGCTCATTAgctacttatgtcaatgtggtGCCATTCCCATCCGGCCACGACCTGACTGGCCCGGACCAGGAGAAGCCAGCCAGCAGGAGGTACTTTGACGTGAAAGTGGAGAGGTCGCCAG ATGACTATGAAAACACAGCCCTGTTTCCTCTCCCTGCCCATCACTCCTCGGGGCTCCTGCTGGGCTCTGCTGACCTCTACTGGCAGCCTCCAGGACGACAGGGCAGTCCCACAGCAGCCATCGTGGCGCTGAACGGGGAGGACTGTGGCTCCAGCAGTGCCAGCAGCAGCAAGTCTCACAGCAGCCAGCGACAGCACAGGAGGGTCCGGCGTCGGGAACACAGCTATGACCGCCAACAAAGAAAACACCCCCCGGAGCCGATGGGCACCTGTGGGCGAGCCGGGACACCGGACAGCAGCACCAGAATCCTGGAGTTCTTCATCGACCGCCCACCTGAGCCCACGTTCAGCCAGGAGAGGAACAATCTGCATGCCGTGGAG